In Treponema primitia ZAS-1, the DNA window CATGGGCGAGGGCCGCCGGGCAGCCGCATCGATAAATAAACAGTTGGCGAACTAATAGTTCGTACCGATGATAGAATAATGCGGATCCATCCTGCCCTGTTTTGTATTGCCTTTCTTCTTATTATTAACCCGGTTTTTTCACAAACCGGGCAGGATGCTCGTCCGGATGCCCTGCGGAGCTACCGCATAGGCCGCGACCTGGAAGCCCGGGACCGCATGGACGAGGCAAATCAGTATTATAACGAAGCTGCCCGGATCTGTATGGATGAAATCACCCGGAATTCGGCAAGTATGGATTCCTATACGGTTCTAACCTGGACCCTGCAGCGCCAGCGGAAGTACTCCGATGTGATTGCCTGGGGCGAGCGGGGGCTTAGGATCAATGCTAACGACTACCGGATTGTGGAAACCATGGGGGAAGCCTACTTTTACCTGGACCGTTTCGATGATTCTCTGCGTTCCATGCAGCGCTATGTAAATTCCGTGCCCCAGGGGGAGCGCAGCTCGGTGGCCTATTTCTTTATTGGAGAGATCTTCCGGCTCCAGGGAAAATTCCACCGGGCGGATATTGCCTATACCACCGCGGTCCGCCTGGACCCGGGTTCCGCCCTTTGGTGGTACCGCCTGGGCTCGGTTCGGGAATCGGCGGGGGAATTTAGCCCCGCCATGGAAGCTTACCAGCGGGCCCTGCGGCTTAACCCTAACTACCGGGAAGCGAATGAGGGGCTGGAAAGGTCTCGTCGCAGTAGTACGTAAATATCCTTTTTTTGTACTTTATCGGCAAATCGGTCGTGGGGAGGGGTATGCCCGTCTTCATGTGCGTGTAGAGTCTGCTTGCGGAGCCCCTACGGGTCTCCTCCAGCAGGGAATTCCACATACATGAAGCCAGGCATACCCCTCCCCACGACCGCCTTTGTCACATAGTACGAAGAAGGATATGTTACGAACCGGATTCACTTGCCGGAGTGGCAGGCTGGGTATCAATGAGGTACATCTCCGCTGACAATTCCTTCAGCAGAGTGTACCGTTACCTAACCGTTTAATTGTAAAACATTCCCCGGATAATCAAACAGCCATCAAAATTATTTGTAAAATTCTTCAGAGTAGGTGGTAATATTTTCTTTCGTAATCAATACTGTACCGGCATCAACTGCAGAAGGCACCTTATCGCCGCGTGCGGCCTTTACCGCAAGCTCACCGGCAATACGTCCTGCTTTGTAAAAATTCTGCGCCATTGTTCCCCAGATAACACCGTCCTGGATGTATTGCAGGGTATCTTCATTGTCGTCAATTGCAAGAATGGTGATTTTACCGACAGTGTCCATTTCTTTTGTCGCGATCCCCGCCGCGACACCGGCGATTGAGTCGAGGCACAGCACCGTATCAATTGTGGGATTTGCCCGGAATATATCTTTGAATTTCTGCACCGCGATTGCCGAGTCGGCCTGGTCTTCGTCATTCAGTACAATTTTTACATCGGGGTACTTTTCTGCACATGCGGCAACAAACGCATCCCGTTGTTCAACCTGATTTGGGAAAGTCAATCCGGCCTGCATGATAAGCACATTTGCCTTTCCATTTTTCTGTTTGGCAATATAATCCGCCGCAAGCTTTCCGTAGACGGCATTATCGGTTCCTACATATGCAGAACGGGTATTCTCGGGGGAATCCATATTGATATTGATAATCTTGATCCCCTTGGCCCGTGCATCGGCG includes these proteins:
- a CDS encoding tetratricopeptide repeat protein, whose protein sequence is MRIHPALFCIAFLLIINPVFSQTGQDARPDALRSYRIGRDLEARDRMDEANQYYNEAARICMDEITRNSASMDSYTVLTWTLQRQRKYSDVIAWGERGLRINANDYRIVETMGEAYFYLDRFDDSLRSMQRYVNSVPQGERSSVAYFFIGEIFRLQGKFHRADIAYTTAVRLDPGSALWWYRLGSVRESAGEFSPAMEAYQRALRLNPNYREANEGLERSRRSST
- a CDS encoding sugar ABC transporter substrate-binding protein gives rise to the protein MKKLFILGVVLAVFASANIFAGGAKDTQPLVVWVNPLIGSTVFTAADNGLGAAAKEYGFRLKITGRSVIDVAGYNQSIQDAIIEKPIAIAICPYAYEAFAPTLADARAKGIKIININMDSPENTRSAYVGTDNAVYGKLAADYIAKQKNGKANVLIMQAGLTFPNQVEQRDAFVAACAEKYPDVKIVLNDEDQADSAIAVQKFKDIFRANPTIDTVLCLDSIAGVAAGIATKEMDTVGKITILAIDDNEDTLQYIQDGVIWGTMAQNFYKAGRIAGELAVKAARGDKVPSAVDAGTVLITKENITTYSEEFYK